A stretch of Castanea sativa cultivar Marrone di Chiusa Pesio chromosome 2, ASM4071231v1 DNA encodes these proteins:
- the LOC142625191 gene encoding uncharacterized protein LOC142625191 yields the protein MGNDTMSKTLQQISKSPFVRGINKAKHPHRFSQPTFTIYNGRSDPVEHVSHFNQKMVVYSSNEALMYKVFPSSLGVLAMRWFDALGEGSIRSFEELTRAFGARFITCSKVPKSLDALLSMAMREGETLKTYLDKYWEMYNEIDGDFEDVKVRTFKVGLPIEHELRKSLTIKPSLSMRQLRDHIDKNKRVEEDQT from the coding sequence ATGGGGAATGACACAATGAGCAAAACACTTCAACAAATCTCTAAGTCACCCTTTGTTAGAGGGATCAACAAGGCCAAGCATCCCCACCGATTTTCACAGCCAACTTTTACCATTTACAATGGAAGGTCTGaccctgtggagcatgtgagccacttcAATCAGAAGATGGTAGTTTATTCTAGCAATGAAGCTCTCATGTACAAGGTTTTCCCTTCCAGCCTCGGGGTTTTGGCTATGcggtggtttgatgctttgggaGAGGGATCAATAAGGTCCTTTGAAGAGTTGACAAGGGCATTTGGTGCTAGATTTATAACATGCAGTAAAGTTCCTAAGTCCTTAGACGCTCTTTTGTCCATGGCAATGAGGGAAGGCGAGACTCTCAAGACTTATTTAGACAAATATTGGGAAATGTACAATGAAATAGATGGAGATTTCGAGGATGTGAAGGTGAGAACCTTTAAGGTAGGGCTCCCGATAGAGCATGAGTTAAGGAAGTCACTAACCATAAAGCCTTCCCTCAGTATGCGCCAGCTTAGGGATCACATTGATAAGAATAAACGAGTGGAGGAAGATCAGACCTAG
- the LOC142625192 gene encoding uncharacterized protein LOC142625192 produces the protein MCDHAKSIWFSDPSFHYPRTRNFTKFSDLASFVLLESTPSTAALFFMVAWCIWVRRNKLRERQVVWDVGETVKRARDLLLEFWDANIIRSKSVIPRAETKWKPPPPGLFKINFDGSVFKNLGWAGLGVAIRDSEGRIITALSQKIPLPSSVDMVEALAARRAITFAQEISIFQAEVEGDSLKVISALNNPHSNRSHIGHIIQAIKCYSQSMQVCFFNHVRRGGNCLAHSLAKRAVLAADLDVWLEELPPDLNYVFQNDCA, from the coding sequence ATGTGCGATCATGCCAAAAGCATTTGGTTTTCAGACCCGAGCTTCCATTACCCAAGAACAAGGAATTTCACCAAGTTCAGCGATCTGGCCTCCTTTGTTCTTTTAGAATCTACTCCAAGTACTGCTGCTCTGTTTTTTATGGTCGCATGGTGTATTTGGGTTAGAAGAAATAAGTTAAGGGAGAGACAAGTAGTTTGGGACGTTGGCGAGACGGTCAAGAGGGCTCGGGACCTACTGCTGGAGTTCTGGGATGCAAACATTATACGTTCAAAGTCTGTTATCCCAAGAGCAGAGACGAAGTGGAAACCACCGCCTCCTGGCTTATTCAAAATAAACTTCGACGGCTCCGTTTTTAAGAATTTGGGATGGGCAGGTTTGGGTGTAGCTATACGAGATTCAGAGGGGAGGATCATCACTGCACTTAGTCAGAAAATTCCTCTTCCAAGTTCAGTTGACATGGTGGAAGCCTTGGCCGCGAGAAGAGCTATTACTTTTGCACAAGAAATAAGTATTTTCCAAGCTGAGGTGGAAGGAGACTCTCTGAAGGTTATTTCGGCTTTGAACAATCCTCACAGTAACAGGTCCCACATAGGCCATATTATTCAAGCTATTAAATGTTACAGTCAAAGTATGCAAGTTTGTTTCTTTAATCATGTTAGGAGGGGGGGCAACTGTCTTGCCCATTCCCTGGCAAAAAGAGCAGTTCTAGCTGCTGACCTTGACGTGTGGTTAGAAGAACTACCACCTGATTTGAATTATGTATTTCAGAATGATTGTGCTTAA
- the LOC142623962 gene encoding putative Histone-lysine N-methyltransferase ATXR5: protein MAPAQRLIRFSGTLRRTEAPRRPTTPPPSPPPKKLKPLSEVMAKAGFAVVEKNDYSDVSCEQCGSGERGDELLLCDKCDKGFHMKCVRPIVVRVPIGSWLCPNCSGHHRRLRSFSQKKIIDFFRIQKCGSDKKKKDKCSIISPMPSPQDARKRRRRSGSLVLQKKRRRLLPFVPTEDTSQRLKQMSSLASALTALHMEFSDDLTYMPDMAPRSANKAKFENGGMQVLSKEDSETLEQCRAMCKRGECPPLIVVFDSCEGYTVEADGQIKDMTFIAEYTGNVDYLKNREHDDCDSMMTLLLATNPSKSLVICPDKRGNIARFINGINNHTPEGRKKQNCKCVRYSVNGECRVFLVATRDIAKGERLYYDYNGYEHEYPTHHFV from the exons ATGGCTCCAGCTCAACGACTCATCCGATTCAGCGGCACGCTTCGGCGGACTGAGGCACCGCGCCGTCCGACGACTCCGCCGCCGTCTCCTCCGCCTAAGAAGCTGAAGCCTCTATCGGAAGTAATGGCGAAGGCTGGTTTCGCAGTTGTTGAGAAAAACGACTACAGCGACGTGAGCTGCGAGCAATGCGGGTCGGGCGAGCGTGGCGACGAGCTTCTCCTCTGTGACAAATGCGACAAAGGCTTCCACATGAAATGCGTCAGACCGATCGTCGTTCGAGTCCCCATCGGATCCTGGCTTTGCCCCAATTGCTCCGGCCACCACCGACGTTTAAGAA gTTTTTCTCAGAAGAAGATAATTGATTTCTTTCGGATTCAGAAGTGTGGTAGtgataagaagaagaaggacaaATGTTCGATCATTTCTCCTATGCCATCTCCTCAAG ATGCTAGAAAGCGTAGGAGACGCTCAGGATCATTGGTgttgcaaaagaaaagaaggagaCTATTGCCATTTGTTCCAACAGAAGATACTTCCCAAAGGCTGAAACAAATGAGTTCCCTTGCTTCTGCCTTAACAGCACTGCACATGGAATTCAGTGATGATCTCACTTACATGCCTGACATGGCTCCCAGATCAGCCAACAAGGCCAAGTTTGAAAATGGTGGAATGCAG GTTCTTTCCAAAGAAGATTCCGAGACATTGGAACAATGCAGAGCTATGTGTAAAAGAGGAGAATGCCCTCCCCTTATTGTAGTTTTTGATTCATGTGAAGG TTATACGGTAGAGGCTGATGGCCAGATTAAGGATATGACATTTATCGCTGAATACACGGGCAATGTGGATTATCTTAAGAATCGGGAACATGATGATTGTGATAGTATGATGACCCTTCTCTTGGCAACCAACCCATCTAAAAGTCTGGTCATCTGCCCTGATAAACGTGGGAACATTGCGCGCTTTATCAATGGCATAAACAATCATACTCC GGAAGGTAGGAAGAAGCAGAATTGTAAATGTGTGAGATACAGTGTTAATGGTGAATGCCGAGTCTTTTTGGTTGCTACTCGTGATATTGCTAAGGGCGAAAGGCTATATTATGATTATAATGGATATGAGCATGAATACCCTACTCACCATTTTGTCTGA